The Rhododendron vialii isolate Sample 1 chromosome 3a, ASM3025357v1 nucleotide sequence CTTTTCTGGATATTTTGTTTGCTGGAGATTTGTGTCTTAAACTCTATTAAAATTATGACCCTCGGTTTTGGTGAGAAATTGAACTGAATTGATAACTGTGATTTTGGTTATGGTTTAGATACTCAATATGATTTTAGAACACCTTTAtcctaaggaaaaaaaatgagcgcAGACTATTTGGAGTCAATTTTTCGTGGTATGGATGTAATCCGGTCATATACTTATCAACACCAACTTAATTTCTAAATAAAGTTAATGGTTAAAGAGTAAACGATAAATAGTTCTAATCATCAAAATGAGCTTGGATAGTGTGACAAAAAATCATGACGGCACGGCGCCTCGGGCTTGGGCCACGATAACATAGTCCAGTCTCTTTTATGCAGGAACCGGATCCTTTTTGCTGCTGGCAGTGGCAAGCCTGCTGCTACGTTTCGAATGAGCAAAACagatttaatttaatttttagacTGAAGGGGCTACGCTAATGTATTGTGctgaaaatgacggccaatgacgtgtttagataattaatatctgtcaaggacattttcagtattaacaaatgttctcaagaTGTTTttggcagatattaattatcaaaacacatcatggaccgtcattttcccaacagCAAATTACCTGTGGGTCTAAAAAACTATGACTTTAATTCTCATCAAGGAtgaattcaatttttatttacctctaAGGACAACTTCATACGAAGATTACCCTATTACTTTTCATTAAATACAACCACCCCCTCACACCTCCATTGCACAACCACCTCCGACCGGCAACTTTTTCCGGCAACCACTTCCCGTCAGCAACTTTTTCGACTTTTTCCAATAAAATTTCACTACTCAAATTTCACTTCCAGCCGACACCCCTTCCACCGACACCCCACAACCACTTCCCGCCGGTGACCACCTCCGGCCGGAGACTTTTCCCGGCAAATTTTTCCTGCGAAATTTCACTACttcgaaaaaatattaaaatttattACTTCTCAAATTTCACAAAAGTGAATGAAATTAACTACTTCTCAAATTCCACTTCCAGCCGACAAACACCTCCGTTCATGAATTTCACTAGCTATAAGCTCGTGAAATTCACTAATTCTGAAATTTTATAATTTCtctaattttgtaattttggaACTTGCATCATAAACCTAGGGATGAGATTGGCTGCTGACCCATTATCCACTAGGAGACGATTGACCGGCATCCCATCAAGACAACCCGTGATGTACAAAGGCTTAATGTGTTTGTTCATCTTGAGGTTTGGCCTTTCAAAGATCACGCTAGCTGCCCGATCGTCAGTCTTCCCTTCGGTCTCATCCTTTAGCACAATTACCGAAGGCCCGTTCAATCTTACAGCGAAGGACTCATTTAGAATTTCAGCAGTCTGCCCCATCTCCACAACATCTCCGTCCATGGCTGTTAGAGTGTTGTCCTTGGCTTCCAGATCTGCTGGTAGGATCACAACCATGTTGCATTGCATTTTAGAACCCTGTCCAGGCTTAAATTCCTTGGCCTGTGGATTCAGAttggacttgccccccgagtctgGCTTTCTAGGTTCAAGGGCTGTCCTCTGGAGCAAAGAGACTTGTCTtggtggaggctgaatcctagCCTCCTAAAGAGTTCTTTCCAAGAGAGGTTGTTTCTTGGGTACCGTTGCCtgctttggaggtggtttggtaacgGCCTCTTTGTACGTCCTCTTGAACGGGATTTGCTTCTGGGGTAAAGTCCTTGGAGGAGGCTCAATGATAGCATCTTCCATAGTCCTTTCCAAAGGCTTGTATACTCTTTTAGCCTTAGGTCTTTCGACCATAGGCTCTTCCACTAGGATCTCCATCTTCGTTTTCCCCTTGGGATCATCTCCATTCATGAGGTCGTCTTCATTCATGGGATCGTCAAGTAGGTCTGCTTCTTCTTCAGCCCTTCTTGCTGCCTGCCTGAATCATTGGCGGCGCCTCTTCTGAGATCTGGACAAAGGTGGAAGTTCAGAGGGAAACTTTGGGTGTTCAACCCTATGCCACTCATCTAGAAGAGTGACTAGAGGTCTCACAACTCTTGGCTTGTCCTTGGAGGGAGCAGAAATCCTTAGATTGCACAGCTCTTCTTCAACTTCAACCAACCCCGGCTGGATTCTGTTGAACACAGATTCACGTACAACCCTTCTTCCTTTAGACCTGTGTGACTCCTCAGTCCTTGGTTCAGTCCTTCCCACGATGATGCTCTTGAGGGCTGGCTTGCCAGGACTGGCGTGGTGGCCGCACTCAGAGCATATCATGGAGCAAGTTGGCCTTTCTGGTTTCTTCACCCCTGTAGGTTTGGATCACCATGAATTCTGCTTTTCAAACCTCTTGGCCCGTTCAGTCTTGAAATACCTCTCGTCGTAATAAGGATCCCAGTACCAGCCCGGGTAGGACTTGTAAGCTACTCTGGAAGGTGCTCCCAAACTTATCCTCTGCCTAGGAATAGTCCTAGGCACTCCTCTCATGTCTACagagaccatatttgtactcagcccTGAGGGAAAAGGATTGCCGTCGACCCCCATGAGCTGCTTGTCCTTTTCAGGAAACTTGAACTCCCCCCGGTCAATTTTGTCatggatatcatttctaaatactatacAGTTGTTAGTTGTATGACTCTAAGAATTGTGGTACTTATAatactctttgcccttcagttcttcCGGAGTTGGAATCTTGTGACCAAAGGGTAGTTTGAGCAGCTTGTCAGCCTGGAGTTGATTAAAAATAGCTTCTGCCCTTCCAACGTCAAAGGTATAGGCCCTGGTTGGCCTATTGAAGGTGTTTTGGATTGACTACTTTGTgggctccatcttgacaaaTGCCTTGCAGACgtatggctttttgttgatgatttcagccaCTGCCACGTCTGGGTCTGTCTCTGCTTCTACTGCAGCAACCTCGTAATTAGGGTCGCGGTAATATGTTCCCTTGGATGCTGTCTTCCTGTCCTGCTCCTCTAccaagaacttttcataatgagagGCCTTAGAGGATAATTCAAATAAATCTTTGAATTCTGTCCCATagaacttcttcttcatttcaaagcccaggCCGTTTAATGCTATACGCACGTATTCGGCCTCTGGAAAGACTATCTTATACTTGAATCGAGCAGTCTTGAAACGTAAGAGGTAGGATTCCACGGATTCCAGATGGGATTGACGATAGCATGACAAGTCTGCCAGCGTCACTTCTGGTTTTACCCTGTAGAACTGCTGATGGAACATCTTCTCCAACTGTGCCCAGGTCTGCACGGAGTTAGGTGGCAAGTTAATGTACCAAGTAAAGGCTATCCCCGTAAGAGAATTGGGAAAGAGCCTCAACTTTAGAGCATCAATGGTTCCAGCCtctccacattgaacttgaaacctagCAATGTGCTCCACGGTCGACTGGCGCGCTTTCACCATTGAAGGTCTGGAATTCTAGAACCCTATAACCCTTCgggaaaggtgtattgtccaccTTCTCGGTATGAGGTTTCCtatacattggccttcccaaaggtctgaaaccaggTCTTAACTGCTCTTGGAGCAAGTTCAggacttgatcccttcccatAGCTAGGTCTAGCACAGGAGGCGGTTGTGGGTGTGCCTTTTGTGCTTGTTGGTTCTAGgctggacttgccccccgagtatcagagctttagggaGTATGGGCAACTCCTTTatcctttccagagccctggcctccttgcGAAGGCCTTTTGTCTGACTTGTCAGGTTTGTTCAGATCTTCAACCAACACAAACCTTTGATCGTCATTTACTGGAGGCGACTGGGCTCCTCCAATTATGACTCCTTTCTCCTTTTGCCCCCCGAGTATAGGGCTACTAGATGACGTAACGTGATAGAATGTTTGAGGAGGGGGAGGCATCCCCAATAAGCCAGCTTGATCTTGGTCGTTGCCATAaacaccaaactgtggaaagccctgCTGCTGAGGAGCGAGTGGTAGCCTCTCTAtaagcgtagcaaccattttATTAATtgctatggtcagaggttccaaggactgagAGAACGATTGTGAAATTGAGTGTGTCACGTCGCgggagatctcacgtcctgccaaaaacatataattcttgacgctgtcggtagcgtcgctaagatcttgggcgctgatctgaggaccagcctcctcgagtaatggcacgtcgactgccactccctcaggactctgtggtggatcTGAGATGGGTGGATCCGATTGTTGCTGCTGTTGCTTCCTTGCCATAataaaacccttagacgattagggtcccaccgggcATGCCAAAAACTGTTTCGGCTCCGAAATGACTCAAGGACTGAGCaggcgtgccaggacttgtcgcgtccaacgtGAAGGACTGAGtgtcccttttctgacttcgaatctgtgagggcgatagtgctgcaacctaagggctgggtTGCAGTGAAGGTctgtggttttgcctctacgagcgaggacttaataatttcctaaccgtgtaggaaaagaagtaacaacgtaagaataactttattatgtcgtaataataaagttggggatacaagagagatatgaataattttgttatgttgtaataacaaaattggggatacaagagagatagaaatgagggagaaatgagataattgcttcgttAGGAAGGcttttggttttaagcgttaagcttgattggtgtgggaaccctttttcttcttgacttctagtatttataggccaagggtcttcgATTCTGCATGCAAACGGATTTGTTGGCTTCTCCTCGTGACGCCATGTGTCCTTTATAACTTCCAATTCATGAGATCATTGGcagttattggaagttataaAAGTTCATGTGTAAATACTGCACTGGTCCAGATCTAAGCCACGTTTCCCGCCTTCACCACGAGCTAACATGTGTCCCGAGTAAGCCCCAGATGTTGCCAAATGTCCCAAGTAACTACccattaacatatttagtggaatcatgggtagttattggaggtaaataacaattacccatATGTTTATTTGATCATGGGCAATTAATGGGATAATGGGCCTATTTCTCCTCCTTCTTTTGTGGGCACCTGATGAGTAATAGGccatttgaccaagtcaaatggCCATGTGCTGAAAACTTCCTCTGACTTCTCTTGATTTCCGTTAGATTCTTACCAAGACATGGTAATGGGCCTTTTAAACAATAAAAAGCCTAATTTGCATGCTCAATTGGGCTTTAAATAATCATAATCCATAAAATAACTCGAACACATGGTCGGCTTggactaaaattaattgggcccgcCAACATTGTTTTGGCCCAGTACATTTAGCCCCAATAACTCTTCATTTCACgacccaatttaattaaaagataattaaatggccctccaatACTCGCCctggactgggtgccaaaaacgggtgtaaacactAAGACACTCACCAAAATGTACAACTAGCCATAGATCATAAAACTGAGTCCAATGCGTGGTTTGCAATGATTAATATATTGACATAGAAGTACAAATCGAAGAAGTAATTGAACAAACTTGGAAAAATTGATGCTTTACCCAAGAATTTACATAAATGCCCTTGCCATGGGTTTGAATACGACTATGACAGCCTTCGAAGCTTGATATGTAACCTAAAAGTTTGACCTTATGCTTGGAATACGCTAGAAAACTAGGAAAGAGTTGACTCTGGAAGGTGacaacttcaaattttgacttggACCCGAATCGGAACTTGGACCGAGTTACTTTTGACCAACCTGACTTGTGAGACTCGAGGGAACAACTTGAAACGATCCGAGACGTGATTTGACATCTCGACACAGCTTAAGAATGAGATTTTATTGACTTTTTGACTTTGACCTCGAACTTTGAGAGTTGACTCAAAACGAAACATCCCTGAAGTCCCAAATAGTTGTTGGAGTGTGTTCTGGTGGTTGTTGGTGCCTCGAGATACCTCAAACCCATTCCATGCTCCTGCTGtcaaaaactgcagaaatgCAGATGTAGTATGCCGTGCGGGTCTTTAAAACGCCGTGTGTTGTGTCATAAGATTCTATGGTATATCAGTGGGATACCGTGATGATCTTCTAGTTTGGATGTGCCATGCGTGGCTCCATTATACCGTGCGAGGTTGTCTTTCTGACAGTCTGCATTTTGTTGTTTCCCAAGACAGATTGCACGATAGTTGAAGTTTGACCTGTGTAATGGCATTTCTGAGCTAGTGCATGTCTGCATTGTGCTTCCATGCTATGACCAAGCCTTTTCCCATGCAAGACTTAtggaaaatttgcacttttgaaACCCAAGGCCCTTTGAAAGTTGAAGTTGCTTCCTCCATTCTTCCTATAAATTTAGGCCTTCCACTTCAAATTCTTTCTATCCCACTCAACTCTCATTCTTCTAAAGCTCACTCTTCCTCCCAATGGCCCTTTCGCTCATGGGTTCGCTTCGCCCATGGCTGGTTTCAATGGAAGGCGTCGATTGGCTCAACTTTCGGGCTCATGGCCTCTACTCCATGAGGCACCTTCGCAACATCCATCTTCGCCCCGAGCTCTTGAGGGCAGCTGCGAGTTTTTCGAATCCCGAGGTTCATGTGTTCCGTTTTGGCGAGCAAGAACTTTGTCCCACCGTGGAGGAGTTTCGTGCATATCTCGGTGGTTTTAGCTCGGGAGAAGTCGTTATCCCTCATGTTCGTGAGAGCATCCACAAGGTTTTATCCGCAGCCCTTGGATTGAGTAGTGGCGCTGCCCGCTACTTAGTTACCGATGGTCACCTCAACGTGATGCGACTTATTGAGATGTTTTCTCCCCCCGGTGATCTTGCAGATATAACTTATCAAACTTGGCGCATGACTACCCTCTGCGTGTGCCTGCTTGCGGCCTACCTTTTGGTACCCTCCATTGGTCATGCTAGCTCAGCTCTGGTTAGCATTGCCATTCAAATCGAGGCTCGAAATGACGTGATTCTGATGGTTTTGGCTTAGACATTGATAGGTTTAGATAAAATTCGTTCTGGAGAGACTGAGTCTTTCGGGGGTAGTCCTTTCCTCCTACAAGTTggcttctcactcagctctcctttttcgaGTTTTCTCACGTTCTCGTTTTACCTCAACGCTCGGTTCAGCTTTCTATggtttcttatttgtttttctctcttttatagATCTGCCTTTGCGACAAGGTGAATGTGCTGATCATTCCTCCTTGCAATTGGGCATATGAGGCTAGGTTGTTGTCCCTCTGATGCTTTGAGTTCGCGGATAGGCGAGTTCTTGAGTGGGTCAACTTCTTTAGGCGTCTACGAGCTGAGACCGTTTCATGGAGGCGTTCGTGGCTAGATCTCCCTCATATGACTGTGCACTTCATGGGCCCCCAGTGGGTCGTCCTTGCTGGTTTGGAGGCCTTTACTTTCTATATCCCATACCAGATTCAACGTCAGCTCGGCCTTAGACAGGAGGCCCCTGCAGAGGTTATGGTCGATGTTGTCCTGCCATTGTTTTGCCATTCCGTTCTTTGCAACTATCGGCGGTTCTGGAGAACTCGTGAAGTGACCGATGCACACCCTTATCCGTTTGTGATGGTTTGCGGGAGCTACCGGAAATGGCTTAGGTGAGATATTGCCGCAAGGGCTGGAGCTCAAGGAAACTGACTCAATCCTACTACCTTGACTATAGAATAAATTGTGGACTTTATCTTCATCATGTTGTGctttttgttcttgaaaatTATGCTCAAccttatgtattagaagcagTTATTGTAACAAAATAAGTCGTGGAGGGCTTCCATCTTTTTGATTCAATGCTTTGAATTCTCGCAacctggatttttattttgattgatcgTGACCTGGCCTCAGAGTAAGGCTACCTACGTATCCGTATGGCGAAGAAATAAGGTCATAGCGTAGTTCAGGTTAAGGTTCACTCTGGTTTTAACACTCTCTTTttgtgctctaaattttgcttAGTTCCGCCCTTTCGGATTTTCGTTCTAGCGAGCTCATttattgcatgccttaatttttgcctaggatgcccttgcgggttttcatCCTAGTAGGtttttgctctaacttttgcctgggtTTGCCCGCTCTTGCGGTTTTCAGCCCAgtgagcttctctcagggataatagcgCTTGAGTTGATTCAggttgaccaaagttgaaaattcgTTTCCGTCCAAGTCAATAAGCTGCGTAGCTCCttcggataggatggtcttgataatgtatgGCCCAGACCACTTTGGTCGGAACTTTCCATGCGGATCGTAAACTGGTGCCTGGATTTCCTTTAAAACCATATCACCTTCTGCTAAGTCCCTTGGCATTACTTTCTTGTTGAACGCATGAGCAATCCTTTTCTAATACCCTTGAATATGATAGAAAGCCCTCAACCGGCATTCGTCAAACAACATGAGCTCTTCGAATCATTTGCTTAACCATTCTGCATCTTGGACCTCACACTCAACCATAGTCCGAAGAGACAAAACTTCCAACTCAATGGGGAGTACAGCTTCCATACCGTAGACCAAAGTATAAGGGGTTACCCCTGTTGGTGTACGTACGGATGTGCGATATTCCCATAAAGCTAGCGGCAACTGCTCATGTCAATCTCTTGCGGATTGAATAGTCTTTTCCAGGATGGCCTTGATTGTTTTATTAGCCGCTTCTATGGCTCTGTTGGTTTATGGCCGATAGGTGATTGACTTGTGTACTTGAATCTAGAACTCATCCAAAATCTCCCTGGctcttcccttgaaatgaacccCATTGTCAGATACAAACGCCTGAGGGACTCCGTATCGGTAGATGACGTTTTGCTTAATAAAGTGCGCAACTTGAACTGCGGTCAACGTGGCGTAAGAAGTAGCTTCTACCCATTTCGTGAAATAATCGACGGCCACCAAGAATAATTTATGACCGTTAGATGCTATTGGTACAATCTTTCTAATGACATCAATTCCCCATACCAAGAAAGGCCATGGTGAGGTCATTTGATGTAGTTCAGATGGCGGGACATGTGTGAGGttggcatgaatttggcatttgtggcAACGCCACACATATTCCACACATTCTGTTTCCATGGTAGACTAGAAATATCCCTACCTAAGGATCTTCTTGGCAAGCATTATGCCATTCATGTGAGGGCCGTACACACCTTCATGAATCTCCTCCATTACCCTTTTTGCTTCTGTGCCATGGatgcataacttgtgcatgccgTAGGGTGACCTTCGATATAGATTTCCTCtgcagatgatgtattgagctGCCATCCTGTGGAGGGCGATTTTGTCTTTCTTGCTTGCTTCAATGGGGTATTCTCCTGTTTCCCCAAATCTCCAAATGTCATAATACCAAGGGTGACCATCATCGGGCTCATCCACAGCCATGACATGCTGGTATACTGGTGTCTCCCTTTGTTCGATTACAATTGGCTTTAGCTTCACACCGAGAGAGATTTCGACCATGAACGCTAAAGTTGCCAAGGCATCTGCAAATCGATTTTCGAGCCTTGGTATATGAGTGAAAGTCACCTTGTTGAAATGGGGGATGAGGTCTTTGAGGTTCTGATGGTATGGCTTCAGTTTTTTCTCCTTGACTTTCCGGTCTCCATTGGCCTGTGATACTACCAAGTTGGAATCTTCCACCACTTCCAATTTCTCTATACCGATCTCAATTGCCGTTTCCATACCCACAATGCAAGCCTCATATTCCGCTTCATTGTTGGTGACCTCAAAATTTAGCTTGAAGGTGAGCAAAATATGAGACCTGTCGAGTGCTACTAGCAACATGCCAATTCCAAACCTTTTCTGATTCACAGCGCCATCAAAGTATAACTTCCAAACATCCTCAGTTAGAGTCATTATGTCTTCATCGGGAAACTGAAACTCGACATCTTCGCCTCCTTCAACTGGGCAGTCAGCCAGGAATTCAGCAACAGCTCTTCCTTTTATGAATTTCCTAGTAACATACCTTAATTTGAATTTCACTAGCATTAGTAACCATCGTGCCATCCTCCcagtgagagctggtttctcaaacaagtacttgagaggatccattcgagaaatcaacctCACTGGGTAGGCTAGCATGTAATGTCTTAACTTTTTAGAAGCCCAGACGAGTGCccagcacgttttttccaaCGGAGTATAACGCTCTTCACATCCCACCATCTTTTTACTCAGATAGTAGACAACCCTTTCAACTCCATTGTCTCCTTCCTTCGCCAACATACAACCCATAGAGGATGGAGTGCCTGACAGGTATAGGATCAAAGGATTTCCCGACACGGGGGGTGTCAACACTGGCAGACTTCGTAAATAAGCTCGGATTGCTTCGAAAGCCTTCTGGCACTTATCGTCCCATTTGAATGGCACACCTTTCTTGAGCAGGTGAAAGATTGGTTCACAAGTTGAAGTTAGTTTGGCAATGAACCGACTGATAAATTGTACCTTGCCGAGAAAACTCCTCACATCCTTTTCGGAGCGTGGCGGTTCCATCTCCAGAATCGCCTTGATTTTTGACGGGTCAACCTCGATACCTCGGGTGGTAATCATGAATCTGAGCATTTTTCCGGCTGTGACTCCAAACATGCATTTAGCTGGGTTAAGGCGCATCCTCTACTTTCTGATTCTTTCAAAGAACTTTCTGAGCACAGGTAGATGCCATTCTCTTTCATTGGCCTTAACGAtcatgtcatcaatgtagacctCCATGTCCTTATGGATCATGTCGTGCAACAAGATCGTGGCAGCTCGTTGATAGGTGGATCTAGTGTTCTGTAGTCCAAAAGGCATTACCTAATAGCAGTAGGTTCCCCATTCAGTCACAAACGTGGTTTTCTCCCAATCTTCTGGGGCCATTAGGATCTGG carries:
- the LOC131321214 gene encoding uncharacterized protein LOC131321214 — translated: MRLNPAKCMFGVTAGKMLRFMITTRGIEVDPSKIKAILEMEPPRSEKDVRSFLGKVQFISRFIAKLTSTCEPIFHLLKKGVPFKWDDKCQKAFEAIRAYLRSLPVLTPPVSGNPLILYLSGTPSSMGCMLAKEGDNGVERVVYYLSKKMVGCEERYTPLEKTCWALVWASKKLRHYMLAYPVRYVTRKFIKGRAVAEFLADCPVEGGEDVEFQFPDEDIMTLTEDVWKLYFDGAVNQKRFGIGMLLVALDRSHILLTFKLNFEVTNNEAEYEACIVGMETAIEIGIEKLEVVEDSNLVVSQANGDRKVKEKKLKPYHQNLKDLIPHFNKVTFTHIPRLENRFADALATLAFMVEISLGVKLKPIVIEQRETPVYQHVMAVDEPDDGHPWYYDIWRFGETGEYPIEASKKDKIALHRMAAQYIICRGNLYRRSPYGMHKLCIHGTEAKRVMEEIHEGVYGPHMNGIMLAKKILR